The stretch of DNA TGAAGGTAAACTCACCTCGAAATAGCTTGAAAGCATCTGGGGTATCTCTGGATTCCACAGCAAAAAAAAGTGGACTATTCTTTTCATAATGTAAACTTTGGTCTACCACAATTTGATTAATGTCTCGTTGCCTGCATCATCAGATCATCGACCATTTTGTAAATCTATTAGATGAATGGTGGAGATATTTGAAAAGGCAAATTTTTCACACAGATATTACACTCTCGGTTCCTTTTaccaaaaataacataatatagGTTTTATTTATCTAGATAATACACTTTTACTGTGCTAGTTCAGTATACAGTAAAAATGTACTATCTGAGTAAATAAAACCAACGGTATGCTATTtcagtaaaaataaaaagaaattgatagtaTGCTATTTGTGTAAAAAATTCTTGAAAAGGCTGGTTCCTTTATTCTGTCATACCATACCAACAAGAAAGGTTGAACACATTTTGATTAAGATCATAATCTACACCTTTTTGAGTGAAAATGATGCATAAGTTAAGAAAGAAACCTTGGTGTCATGCATCTTTTTGACAGCAAGAGTTGTGAATTGTGATTAGATGATTTCTTTGTTGAAGTCAGGTAATGTAGGTCTCTTCACTATAGATACCAAATAAAGGTAACTCCTAACTTCTTTATTTTAGCAGTTAATGTTATCACTATGATTATTTGATTAAAACTTTACTCTTATAATATGCATATAGTTAAGGAAATAAGCTAGACTTTAATGTGATGACTACTTACTCGTTCCGAATTGTCTTGTTAGTGTAATGAATGAAGTTGACGTATCTTGGCAAGAATGTGAAAGCATGAAGGATATCTGcacagaaataaataaaacatagttGATTTAGTGTTCCATTGAAGGCACATTGACAGATATCTCAGGCTCTAAAATCAGAGTTTAGGGCCTTGGTTATTACAGTTTATGAAACACCAAGTACTATGTAGGTGTTAAGAAGAAGATCATGAGAAATTGCATATGTTAAATCATTGTAGCATCTTTGATGGATCATTTTCTTTCTAGATCTCAACATAACCACGCAAACTAAGAAAAGGGCAATTCTAATATTTCTTGTAATCTTTAATGAATTCAGAGCCAGCCCTCTAACATTTCAAATTGACCTGAATTTGGAATTCAACTCATGATGCATACTATTAACAGCAAGAAAACTTCAGAGTGCAAGTTTTTATAGCAGGTAAAAATTTGCATCATTGAGACTTACCATCCTGAGTCATGAGAGGATAATCTGAAGCACTTAATGTGATGAACCAGTCCCAATCTGAGTTCAGTTTAAGCAGCAAAGAAGCAGCATGCAGAGGAGCAGAGAGAGCAGAAGATCCCATTCTATTTATGGCATAACTTTTCCCAATGACATTCACATTTCCAAATTCTTCAAACACCTTAATTGACTTAACTGAAAGGGCTAAATCCATTCTTTCAGACTCAGAGGAACGATCATCAAGCTGAAGCAGGTACTGGTTTCTTGGATGGTACACAGCCTTCAACAGCCTCagcatcttcttcttctctcctttGGTGCCAAGAATCCAATATGCAAGCACAGGAGGGTACCCTTTTCCTTTTGATACAACATGCTTAGGATTCAAGTGCCTTAACTTCGAAACTGTGGAATGTGAAACATTTGCAGTATTCAATCTTGAAACTGTTCCATACAGCACCAGACACACAACAAAAATCAGAAGATACAGACCATAATCTAATCCCCTACATGGAAATTTGGATGTTCTCATTTGGATGTAAAAAAGGGTTCTAGAAAGATTCAAATTTAGGTAAACTTGGTTGCCATGAAGAAGTTTATCTGTTATGGAAACAGATTATCCTGCAGCAACAAAATTTGCCTTTGATCTGGGGATCTGATGCATGGATGAAGTCCTCAAATGCTGAAAAATCACAGAAAGTGTAAACATGGGAGACAGAAACTAAGGTACATCAGAGAAAAAATTGCTTTTGTTGTATAAAAACATCATAtattacttcttcttttttcattattgCAGCATTTTGTTTATGAACTGATCTTGAAAAGTGAGAGGAGTAAGGTAATAAATCAGTGTAGAAGGTGTGATTGTGATTGAGAATGGAAAAAGGTGAAGGATGTTGAAACTTGTACCTAACGTTTGAAAACTTGAACTGGAAGGAAACAAAAAGCATGGTTGCAACAGATTTGAAAGCTTATTATGACCCTTTCTGAAAACAATAAGCTTTTGTTGGTTGAATAAATTTGTGAAAATGGTATGTTATGATAGGGAATTTGCATGTACAATTTTTTCCCTAAAAAAATGGCAGTGAAAATGattaatgaatattttgttttcttgttctttgaTTTCTTGAAATGCCTCTTGTTAGAACATCAAgtaaaagattcaagaagaaaATGTTGAACTCACAagttaattcaaatttataccGTCTCAAGTTAATTGATATGAATCAATCAAATTCAATTCAAACTCTATAATGACCGATCCACATAATACCAAATTAAATAGAGTATGTGTTAAAACAAACctaattttttacatataaaataaaattaaaataaatcatgtcAAATCAAGTTGGATTTTCTTACTacttatataaagaaaatgtagaaaaaaCTAGTTGCAAAATCAAGGATTTGTTTTTTgaaatcaaaaatattaaatgttttatatttgacatgtttgtttttattgtagAATACTCTTATATAGCTTTTCAATTTATAGGcagtatattatattattgccTATATTTATTTGGATATATTGggttgatttttattattttaagaaaaattctaaattaatcGATTCAATTTGTTAATTAAACCGATTGAGATCAAACTTTTACGGTCTTTccaatttgtttgttctttttagGATGATTTTGTGGTTTGAATATTCGTTTAccaatcaaatttttttaataaaataaatacgttactttttatatctataaaattcatacaaactttttcaaatagtaattttatttaaccaaataaatttttaattatttttgagagaaaaaaaatcatacattaaatatttggacaattataattttattattttaattcaaaattattaaattataaaaatataaaattttaaattataaattatattatgaaattataaattttttaaataataaaataataaaatgatatgtAACAATGTTGCACCAATACTTTAATTTAGGTTATGTATCCGTATCCGACACATATTCGTATCCGATACTTGAAGATACTTTATCGATATTTATCAATggagtatttaatttataagtcgTAATAGACTATaagaaaatatgtaaataatgacaaattttagtgacaaaaaaataattagtcattatagtgaccaatttaggtACCAAGTTATACCCTAAACGTTATTGGCAACTAAGatagttcaaaaaattataataggtctctaaattgataaataaaatagtttctattattaattgatttctaaattgatcactagcATTAGCTACCAAGTTTTTTTACTACCAAAATAAGTGttctttaattagaaaaattgtctctaacatattttttattactaaaattggtcattatttatgagttttttgtagtggtacttttatgatgacaatattttttatgatatatatagttttaatttggattcacaccaTAACaaccatatatttattatgttttttaagaattattgtacgtTATTCCTATTCATTGTTAATATATCACGTAttgtatcttattattttcaaaatatatgtatCGATAGATCAGATACATGTTGTATCTGATACGCGTATTGTATTCGTGCCCTataaacaacaataaaacaagTGACAGGtaagggtgggcaaaaaatcgaATTTTTCTGATCAATCCATTTTGTCTataatccaatccatttaatatccattctattaaaaatccaatccatttaaaatccattttattggatctggatatcaatctaatctacattttatatattttatggattggatatccattctcgaaatctagattttcaaaatggataatccaaaatatccaatccaaattttcactttatattttttattaggttaGGTTAAAGGTTGAGACGGAGTAGCcaaaatttagttgtatttgattgagttggtatgaccctatacaaaatttggccgaattaggccaaattctgtcaagtcggtcccgatTGAGATTTGACTCAGCTGGTcttggacaaaatttggaagtattcggccaaatctgtcaaattatttggtgtcagccctatggaaacaaatttggatccacatccattatttggatccaaaatggatgtggacTAGATTTTCGATAAGGctgacaccatagaatttgacagattttttgTCGAGGCCAACGAAGCCAAATTTCAACATGAGATaaacttggatgactttcgaacgaatttcggtcggggacgacgtgaccaaatttgggctaaggtcGACTCAACAAAATTTCAGTCAAGATCGACTTGACTGGATTCGATTGAATTTGGCCAGGGCCGATTTTGCCTCATACGACACATTTT from Vigna unguiculata cultivar IT97K-499-35 chromosome 8, ASM411807v1, whole genome shotgun sequence encodes:
- the LOC114193875 gene encoding beta-glucuronosyltransferase GlcAT14A-like — its product is MRTSKFPCRGLDYGLYLLIFVVCLVLYGTVSRLNTANVSHSTVSKLRHLNPKHVVSKGKGYPPVLAYWILGTKGEKKKMLRLLKAVYHPRNQYLLQLDDRSSESERMDLALSVKSIKVFEEFGNVNVIGKSYAINRMGSSALSAPLHAASLLLKLNSDWDWFITLSASDYPLMTQDDILHAFTFLPRYVNFIHYTNKTIRNEQRDINQIVVDQSLHYEKNSPLFFAVESRDTPDAFKLFRGSPWMVLTRAFMEYCVTGWDNLPRKLLMFFTNVAYPVESYFHTVLCNSKEFQNTTVDNNLMYGLWDTDPSESQFLDMSHYDTMVETGAAFARPFGEGDVVMEKIDDLILNRSSNGLVQGEWCSNSETNNTTEVSESEEEEQEQELLCSESGNVDDVKPGPFGIKLKILLAEIVNTRRFRPNQCKTFERW